The nucleotide sequence ATAATTGATCATAAAACTTAAAGTTAACGTTAAGTCAAGGGGTAAAGTCATGGCTGGACTTAGCATTGGGCAACGCGGGTATGACAAAACGACTACTTGAACGCACCGGCTTTAGCATTCAGGAAATCGCTATTTTGCTAGAAGGCTTTGATACCCGTGATCCCCTTTCCGAGCGGTGGGAGCAGATCGCAAAGCAAAAACGCTCCTAACTGAGGAGAAGAAAAAACAGCTTAACTCGATGATACAGATACTAGACAGTGGGCTAAGCTGTAAAGGTCTCACATGGTCGGCATGCTTGGAGAAGATAGAAAATACGGGTTCGTGTTAGGAAGGGGAAGTACAAGAAGTGATTTCAAGAGAGCAATTAGAAAAGAATCAAGTATGGCTCTATGCTTTCGTACTAATGATTGCCGCTGGAACTGGGTTGTTGTGGCCAGAATCCAGTGAAAGCTTAGATCGTATGATTTCGTTCATACTTGCCATCTTACTGTATGGAATGTTTACTCAAATACCGTTTTTTCGTTTACAAGAGGCACTGGCGAATCGAAAGTTCATCTATGCGCTACTTGTTACGAATTACATAGCTGTACCTATTCTGGTTTGGGGGTTAACTCGGTTTCTTCCAACCGATCCGGCAATATTATTAGGTGTACTTCTTGTTTTGCTTACCCCCTGCATTGACTATGTTATTGTCTTTACACATCTTGGTCGAGGGAACGAAAAGCTTGTTTTGGTTTCGACCCCTATACTCTTTGTCACACAAATGCTTTTATTGCCAATTTATTTAGCGCTTTTTATGGGCAAGACATCAGCAGAAATTGTGAGTGTCGGGCCGTTTCTCGAAGCATTTTTAGGCCTTATTGTTGTTCCACTGGGACTTGCTCTCCTTACTCAATGGTGGTCAAGACGCAAACCACACGGAGAACGTTTTCTTGATGCGACAGCATGGCTTCCCGTGCCTTTTATGGCACTAACCCTCTTTATTGTTGTTGCATCCCAAATCTCTAAACTATATACCTCTTATCATTTTATTAGCCAAGTGATTCCCGTCTATGTAGCATATATGGCCATTACACCATTGATTGCACGTATCGTTTCTCGTATATTCCGTTTAGATACCCGAGCGGGGCGGGCTCTTATCTTTAGCGCAGGAACCCGTAACTCTCTTGTCGTTCTACCGCTTGCACTGGCGCTACCTGAACCTCTAAACGGGGTAGTGTCTGCTGTAATCGTAACGCAAACAATTGTAGAACTTATTGGGGAACTCTTATATATTCGTCTTGTTCCAAATGTACTTTTACGAGAGACGAACGGAACTGCTGAAAACAAAATGAATAGGCTTGGTAGATAATGAAACGATCTACATGACGGGCGGTGCGTTGGTACCGCCTCCCTCTCTTCCAAACAACTATTCCAGCGCTGCTAGAAAGTAAGATCCTCCACCAATCTTATACTCGCTATTCTTGCTCGCTCCTGTCAGCCTCACAAAAAACGGTCTCTGCCCACGATTTTTCCATGTAGTCTGCGCCAATCCCTCCTCAGTCGGTTGGCAAAGTACTACATTTCCACCCGGAAGCTCAAATGCCTGACAAATGGCCCCCAGTTCTTTATCGTGGAATTTTTCGCTCTTCTCCCATCCAAACCAGCTTTGCCAAAGGGCTGTTGCTTCTTCCAGATCCTTTACTGCATAGCCTACTGACTGGAGATGGGCTGCACCGTTCGGATGTGCACCAATGATACCACGATTTGTCAAATCTTCTATTCTTTCTTCATCTGTCTGCGACCATTCAATGAGAAATGGCGGTAGAAGAGCACTATCTGCATCTTCGAGAAACAACATCCGCCACCGAAGGGTCGTGCCATCATCACGCGTACGACTTCCCGCAACAGGTCCCGTCACCTGCAAACCTTGGCTTCGCAGGCGCTCTGCCCACGCATCCATCTCGCTGGTCCGAAGCGCAATCTGGCTAAATCCTTCTCCCTTTGCTTCGTCCTCGATGCATTGACGTACGAGTGGATTATCTGATTGTCGAGCAAGCTCCTCGTGTTCAACCGCCAAAAATTCAACATAGGAAAGCCCGAAATAACTAAGGCTATTCCATGTTCCCCAAGACGCATGACGCCCTCCGGCTACCGCATGAAAACCCGCCTGGCAAAATTGTTCCGATGCTTCCTGAGGAGTTCGCTGTACAAAATGAACCAAATGATCAAAAGTTAATCGCACCTTTTTTCGCCTCTTTTCGTATTACTTATAGGATATCAAAACTCATTGATGTAAGGATAGAAAGACAAGGGGGAAAAATGAACGAGACCAGATCAAGCCGGGTAAAAGCTCGGCGCAAGCACTCACGCAGAAAATGGGTACGTGTTGGGAAGAGCACGCTCCTTTTTAGCGTGTTGGCCATCTTCGTCGTCGGAACCTACTACCTATTCCAAACTGCCATGGATAGAGAACATACCAACCCGAACACGCAGCCTGCTCCTGACAATACCGTGAACCAAAAGACTTCTGTGCAGCTCACCTTTGTCGGTGACATCATGATGTCAGGAAATGTAGAGAAAACCTTACTCGCAAACAGCTATGACTACCCATACAAGCATGTAAGCTCGCTCTTTTTGCAAGATGATATCACGATTGCCAATTTGGAGACACCGATCACCGAAACAGGTGTTGCTGCACAGAACAAGGCGTATGTCTACAAATCATCGCCACTTGCTGTTCCTGCCATGAAAAACGCTGGGATTGATGTGGTGAATCTCGCCAATAATCACTCCATGGACCAAGGAGTTCCGGGATTACTGGATACCTTTGACGCTTTGGACAAAAACCGGATTGAATACGTCGGCGCCGGAAAGGATGCAAGCCGTGCCTATTCTCCTGTATTGATAGAAAAGAACGGCATCAAGATCGCGATTCTCGGCTTCAGCAGGGTCATTCCCGAAACGAGCTGGTATGCAGGGAATTCCCAGCCGGGTATGGCCGCTTCCTATGATCCTACGCTAGCAGTGAAAGCGATCCAAGATGCGAACAACCAAGCGGATCTCGTCGTGGTGATTGCACACTGGGGTAAGGAACGCTCCGATTATCCTGTCGATCATCAAAAAGAGTTGTCTCGTGCCTACATCGATGCTGGTGCAGATTTGATTGTTGGCGGTCATCCTCATGTCCTGCAAGGTTTTGAACGATACAACGAAAAATGGATTGCGTACAGTCTCGGCAATTTCATTTTCACACGATCAAACGAACCCAAGACTTGGGAAACGATGGTTCTGCAAGCAAGCTGTACGAAAAGTGGTGATTGTGAGCTGACGATGCTTCCGTTTCACGCAGAATTGGGACAAGCTGTACCCATGAATGAAAGCAACGGCGCTGCCCTGCTAAAACGCATTGAATCCATTTCTGAAAGGGTTGACATCCAAAGCGACGGGCGTGTACAGCCGCGTGCAAAAGCGGTGGAGACTGCCCCCTGACAAAAGAAGCCGTGTTTCTAGCTAACTAGAGATACGGCTCTTCTTCTTATGATTCCTCTTTCTTACGCAGATTCGATAATGGGGAAGCAGCGCACTTCTAAGCCAAAATCATTTTTCAATAGGGACTCGTGCTCTTCACTGATTCCTGTCACGATCAAACCTGCGCGCAAGACGCCTCCTAAGTCGAATTGGACTTTAAGTTTATGCACGTTGACTCCTGCCTGCTGAAGGAAATGCAAGACACGGTCTGGCGTAGCAGTATGACATGAGCCCTCCAGATAACACAGGACGTGTTCTTCCGAGTCCACCGTGACACCAGCTTTGGGAGCCGTTTTTTCTTTCCAGGTAGGATGCGGTGTGAATGGCTGTGTCAATAAATAGGCCAAATCCTCGACGACAGCACTCGCTGTAGGGAGCTCTCCTGCCCCTCTTCCTGTAAACAACAAGTCTCCCACGATGTTGCCGGATAGCTGTACAGCATTAAACGCGTCGTGGATTTGTGCCAACGGATGGCTCAGCGGAAGCATGGTTGGTTCAACAGATAGGCGAATTCCTTTCTCAGCTTGATAGGCCTGCGCGATCAGCTTGATCCGGTATCCCAGCTCGCTCGCAATCCGAATGTGACCTGCTGACAAATCTGCAATTCCTTTGCGAACAACATCTGCTAAAGGCAGTGATTCTCCGTAAACAAGCTGTGCCAAGATATACAACTTGTACATAGCATCAAAGCCTTCTACATCCGAACGAGGGTCTGCTTCCGCATAGCCCAGCTCCTGCGCTTGCTTGAGCACCTCCTGGTAAGAGAGCTGCTCTGCCTCCATTTTCGTCAAAATGAAGTTCGTTGTTCCGTTGAGAATACCGCGAACGCCTTGAATATCGTTCGTGCGCAGGAACTGCCGGAGCACGCTCAAGATCGGGATGCCCCCTGCCACACTCGCTTCATAGGCAAGATGCACTTGATGCTGATTGGCCAAATCGACTAGCTCTGTTCCTTTTTTCGCCAAAAGTTCTTTGTTAGCAGTTACTACATGGCAGCCCTTTTCGATCAAAGCACGGACGTAGTCATAGGTAGGTTCTACACCGCCCATGACCTCCACCACGATATCCACATCGCTGTTCAATACATCCTCAAAGTCTGTTGTCAGTAAAGTCGGGTCGATAGGAACCGCCCGCTCTTTTTCCGAGTCACGCACCAATGCCTTGACGATCTCAATTCGTTTACCCAGACGAGAAGCCAGCTTCTCCTGTTGTGAACGGATCGTTTTGATTACGCCTCCACCCACTGTCCCCAATCCCAATAATCCCACGCGTACCACTTCTGCACTCATCCTGACCACCCCATACCCCGAATTTTAGATAAAAAGAAAAGCCATCTTCGATAAGAAGAAGGCTTGTTAGCAGCTACTGCTCCTCCTCCTTATCTACCAGGACGTATATGTCCTGCAGGAATTGGCACCTTGTCACAAAATATGCGTGACGGTTGCCGGGCTTCATCGGGCCAGTCCCTCCACCTCTCTGGATAAAGAAAATATGAAATTGAAAAAAACCTTCTTCGCTAAGAAGAAGGTTCATCTACTAATGGAGTAACCCGCTTCTTATCTATCGAGACGAAACGTCTCGCAGGAATTGGCACCTTGTCGCAATATGCAACGGTTGCTGGGCTTCATCGGGCCAGACCCTCCACCTCTCTGGATAAGAACCATTTATGCTGTTGAGCTTTATTCTAAGAAATTCCAAGGCAAGCGTCAACAAAATTCTTTCTTTTCTGATTGCAAGCTGATTTCGCCAGGCTTTCAATTGTGGGTGAACAGGCTTTCTACCTCTTCCATCTTGCAGCAAGTGCAATGAAACCCGCCCTCCTGGCATTCCTCAGGCTGCTCTTTTTCCTCGACATATCCGCACCATTGGCAAATCATAAGTTGCATCGTCGCACGCCATAAGGAACCTGTTTCCATCTATGAAATTGTCTATTCTCACTACTACCCTCAGATTTTACCTTATTTTTCCCTATTTTGTGAACATTGCTCGTGGGCCAGTAGCCATTCCTTTCGCCACAAGCCACCCGAATAGCCTGTTAAACTCCCGTTTGCTCCTATAATTCTGTGACAGGGTACGATGATGTTCAGCCGATTTTTTCCGTTGGCATTCCCGACAGCCCTCACCGCATTTTCCTTCCCAATCAACGCGGCTAGCTCCGTGTACGTAATCTTGTGCGCATAGGGAAGGGTGGTCAATGTGTGCCAGACTGTTTTCTGAAAGTCTGTCCCTTTCATACACAGGGGAACAGAAAAGGACTGTCTCTCGCCGGAAAAATATTCGTCCAGTTGTTGCCGACAAACGAGGAGAGGCTCTAGGCATTTGTCTTCTTGTTCAAGCAAAATGGGTTCGTCCCGATCTGTGAACATGATCGAACATACCCCGTCTTCTGTCCCACTGATTTCCAAGATGCCGAGTGGCGAAACATAGTCAATTGTCTGTAATCTCTCCATACAAGACCTACCCTAGATACCGATCTTTCAAAATGGTTCTGTGGTGAGCTTCATGTCCAGCAATCACATAGGCCAGCGTCCTTGCAGATAGCTTGTTTCCGTTGGCAAGTCCTGTACGCAACCACGCTTCTGGAGAGATTCCGCGAACCTGCGCGATGGTGGAAGCCCGAACAGCCTTATACTCTTCCACTAAATCAGAGAGGTCTCTTCGCTGAAAACACCCGTGTTCGACAAAAGCATTCTCATCAAAA is from Brevibacillus brevis and encodes:
- a CDS encoding arsenic resistance protein → MISREQLEKNQVWLYAFVLMIAAGTGLLWPESSESLDRMISFILAILLYGMFTQIPFFRLQEALANRKFIYALLVTNYIAVPILVWGLTRFLPTDPAILLGVLLVLLTPCIDYVIVFTHLGRGNEKLVLVSTPILFVTQMLLLPIYLALFMGKTSAEIVSVGPFLEAFLGLIVVPLGLALLTQWWSRRKPHGERFLDATAWLPVPFMALTLFIVVASQISKLYTSYHFISQVIPVYVAYMAITPLIARIVSRIFRLDTRAGRALIFSAGTRNSLVVLPLALALPEPLNGVVSAVIVTQTIVELIGELLYIRLVPNVLLRETNGTAENKMNRLGR
- a CDS encoding VOC family protein, giving the protein MRLTFDHLVHFVQRTPQEASEQFCQAGFHAVAGGRHASWGTWNSLSYFGLSYVEFLAVEHEELARQSDNPLVRQCIEDEAKGEGFSQIALRTSEMDAWAERLRSQGLQVTGPVAGSRTRDDGTTLRWRMLFLEDADSALLPPFLIEWSQTDEERIEDLTNRGIIGAHPNGAAHLQSVGYAVKDLEEATALWQSWFGWEKSEKFHDKELGAICQAFELPGGNVVLCQPTEEGLAQTTWKNRGQRPFFVRLTGASKNSEYKIGGGSYFLAALE
- a CDS encoding CapA family protein, which gives rise to MNETRSSRVKARRKHSRRKWVRVGKSTLLFSVLAIFVVGTYYLFQTAMDREHTNPNTQPAPDNTVNQKTSVQLTFVGDIMMSGNVEKTLLANSYDYPYKHVSSLFLQDDITIANLETPITETGVAAQNKAYVYKSSPLAVPAMKNAGIDVVNLANNHSMDQGVPGLLDTFDALDKNRIEYVGAGKDASRAYSPVLIEKNGIKIAILGFSRVIPETSWYAGNSQPGMAASYDPTLAVKAIQDANNQADLVVVIAHWGKERSDYPVDHQKELSRAYIDAGADLIVGGHPHVLQGFERYNEKWIAYSLGNFIFTRSNEPKTWETMVLQASCTKSGDCELTMLPFHAELGQAVPMNESNGAALLKRIESISERVDIQSDGRVQPRAKAVETAP
- a CDS encoding homoserine dehydrogenase, whose protein sequence is MSAEVVRVGLLGLGTVGGGVIKTIRSQQEKLASRLGKRIEIVKALVRDSEKERAVPIDPTLLTTDFEDVLNSDVDIVVEVMGGVEPTYDYVRALIEKGCHVVTANKELLAKKGTELVDLANQHQVHLAYEASVAGGIPILSVLRQFLRTNDIQGVRGILNGTTNFILTKMEAEQLSYQEVLKQAQELGYAEADPRSDVEGFDAMYKLYILAQLVYGESLPLADVVRKGIADLSAGHIRIASELGYRIKLIAQAYQAEKGIRLSVEPTMLPLSHPLAQIHDAFNAVQLSGNIVGDLLFTGRGAGELPTASAVVEDLAYLLTQPFTPHPTWKEKTAPKAGVTVDSEEHVLCYLEGSCHTATPDRVLHFLQQAGVNVHKLKVQFDLGGVLRAGLIVTGISEEHESLLKNDFGLEVRCFPIIESA
- a CDS encoding methylated-DNA--[protein]-cysteine S-methyltransferase, with product MERLQTIDYVSPLGILEISGTEDGVCSIMFTDRDEPILLEQEDKCLEPLLVCRQQLDEYFSGERQSFSVPLCMKGTDFQKTVWHTLTTLPYAHKITYTELAALIGKENAVRAVGNANGKNRLNIIVPCHRIIGANGSLTGYSGGLWRKEWLLAHEQCSQNREK